The following coding sequences lie in one Apium graveolens cultivar Ventura chromosome 1, ASM990537v1, whole genome shotgun sequence genomic window:
- the LOC141714545 gene encoding mitochondrial-processing peptidase subunit alpha-like, whose amino-acid sequence MSWIQLAEKDYDRFANAVSHMNFYLVGGCLTLFVYIIGELLLQDSSPVASVGLLINSGSIYEKPEEYGTTLILERLAFKSTQNRTCLQMTKEIERVGGFQTSSATREHMSYIYVGLNRHLPHMLELLVDTVRNPVYEESEIKKLKAEIFQAPQNPELLLLDLLHLAGYQGPLANHIMSPESSFQGLNATTVQQFVVENFTAPRMVLAATGVDHGELVRYAKPLLSDLPSVSPPEEPKSVYVGGDRRIEAYSQNFV is encoded by the exons ATGAGTTGGATACAGCTGGCCGAAAAAGACTACGACAG GTTTGCTAATGCTGTGTCTCACATGAATTTTTACCTAGTTGGCGGTTGTCTTACATTGTTTGTCTATATTATTGGAGAGCTTCTCTTGCAGGACAGT AGCCCTGTAGCATCTGTAGGGTTGTTGATCAACTCAGGTTCAATATACGAAAAACCCGAGGAATATGGTACAACCCTCATTCTCGAGCGATTGGCTTTTAAAAGCACGCAAAATCGTACATGTCTTCAAATGACTAAAGAAATTGAGAGAGTTGGAGGCTTTCAGACATCTTCTGCAACTCGAGAGCACATGAGCTACATTTATGTTGGTCTTAATCGTCACCTCCCTCATATGTTGGAATTGCTTGTTGACACTGTACGGAACCCGGTTTATGAGGAATCTGAG ATCAAAAAATTGAAGGCGGAGATATTTCAAGCACCCCAAAATCCGGAACTCTTGTTACTAGATTTACTTCATTTGGCGGGATACCAAGGCCCATTAGCTAATCATATCATGTCCCCAGAATCCTCATTCCAAGGGTTAAATGCAACAACAGTTCAACAGTTTGTTGTT GAAAATTTCACTGCTCCCCGAATGGTCCTTGCTGCAACTGGGGTTGATCACGGGGAACTTGTAAGATATGCGAAACCTCTTCTATCTGATCTACCTAGTGTATCTCCACCTGAGGAACCAAAGTCCGTGTATGTTGGTGGTGATCGGCGCATAGAAGCTTATTCACAA AATTTTGTATga